TGATACTGCTCCTCACTAGCTTCATAGCGGGATGTATTGGAAGTGCAAATTCGGGAACCACAGCTACCTCATCTACAGGCCCTCAGACGCCATCTGATAAATACGTGGATATTAACGGGACAAGGATATACCTCAATGAGATTCACTTTTACATGTACGGGATGAAAACCTGCCCGCACTGCAGGCGCATGCATGAGTGGATACCAAAGGAATTTGGGGAGAACTCCCTTACGTACTATGAGATTCTGGACAACAGGACTAACCAGGAGCTGTTCAACCAGCTTGCTCAGTTGATTGGCATAACCGGCGTTCCGGCTATAGCGATAACCTACAATGGCACTATACAGGCAGTGTTTGAGGGCGAGTTCAACGTATCGGCAACCCCCGAGATAATTGCAACAGCCCTGAAGAAAAACAGCTGTATCCTCATTGTTCATGGTAGAGGATATCTCCTGTCGCGTGATGATCCTAAGTCAGAAGTCTTCCTCAATGCGCTTCAGACGATTTTCGTGGAGCACAAAAGCGTTGATGTCCAGAGCGTTCTTGCAAAGCTGAAATCGAACTCCACTGAGTGAACCCTTTGTTTTCAACCTTTTGTTTTAGAAAAGGAGAAAAACTGGCGGTACAACTATCTCCATGCGAGGGGAAATCAAGCTACTGTTGATAATCCTGCTACTGTCCTTTGGAATCAGCGCACTTGCTCTATACCTGCTGGGAATCCCCGGGTTCATCCCCCAGTTCTATGCCCTCTCAATGAGCGACTCTATAAACCCATGCACCTTCGTTATATACACGATGCTCCTGATAGCGCTGTCAGTTAGAAAGGTTGAGAAGAAGCAGCTTTACATAGTCGGTTCCGCGTTCATCCTGGCCGTCTACATTTCATACTACCTTCTCGGAGTCGGCCTCCGGTACCTCGGGCAATACATTCCCCTCTGGTTCGCGGGCTTCCTGGCAATAGCGTTTGGAGCCTACACCATTGTTACCGGCATCATGGAGAAGTCGAGGATAGCTGACAAGAAGGGCATTAGAAAGAAGATGTTCAGTACCGAGGCGACTTTTCTAAGCTCCTTCTTCCTCGGTGTCGTAGTCTCGACTACTTTACTTCCATGCTCGGCGGGAAGCTACCTTGTCTATGCAACGATTATATCCCACGGTAGCAGGGCGCTCGCATTCCTTCTTCTGGTCCTTTACAACGTAATTTTCGTCCTGCCTTTGGTGCTCATCCTGCTCACTATGGGAAGCATCTCCGAGAGCAAACGCTTTTCCCAGGCCATTGTCAGGCACAGCAGGGAGCTTTCGGTCGTCGCTGGAATACTTTTGATAGGGATTGGAGTGTGGGTACTCGTGGGAGGCTCAGT
This region of Thermococcus stetteri genomic DNA includes:
- a CDS encoding cytochrome c biogenesis CcdA family protein — its product is MRGEIKLLLIILLLSFGISALALYLLGIPGFIPQFYALSMSDSINPCTFVIYTMLLIALSVRKVEKKQLYIVGSAFILAVYISYYLLGVGLRYLGQYIPLWFAGFLAIAFGAYTIVTGIMEKSRIADKKGIRKKMFSTEATFLSSFFLGVVVSTTLLPCSAGSYLVYATIISHGSRALAFLLLVLYNVIFVLPLVLILLTMGSISESKRFSQAIVRHSRELSVVAGILLIGIGVWVLVGGSV
- a CDS encoding glutaredoxin family protein, with amino-acid sequence MYGMKTCPHCRRMHEWIPKEFGENSLTYYEILDNRTNQELFNQLAQLIGITGVPAIAITYNGTIQAVFEGEFNVSATPEIIATALKKNSCILIVHGRGYLLSRDDPKSEVFLNALQTIFVEHKSVDVQSVLAKLKSNSTE